Below is a window of Georgenia soli DNA.
CGCTGGGCTTCCTCGTCACGTTCCTCTTCGGCGGCCTGACGGGCATCATCCTGTCCAGCCCGGCGATGGACTTCCAGGTGCACGACACCTACTTCGTGGTGGCCCACTTCCACTACGTCGTCTTCGGCACCGTGGTCTTCGCCATGTACGCCGGCTTCTTCTTCTGGTGGCCGAAGTGGACCGGCCGGATGCTCGACGAGCGGCTCGGCAAGATCCAGTTCTGGATCCTCTTCATCGGCTTCCACACCACGTTCCTCGTCCAGCACTGGCTGGGCGTGCAGGGCATGCCCCGCCGGTACGCCGACTACATGCCCGAGGACGGGTTCACGCTCTACAACCAGATCTCGACCGTCGGCGCGGTGCTCATCGCCGTGTCGACCCTGCCGTTCCTGTGGAACGTCTACAGGACGATGCGCGGCCCGCGCACGGTGTTCGTGGACGACCCGTGGGGCTTCGGCAACTCTCTCGAGTGGGCCACGGCCTCCCCGTTCCCGCGGCACAACTTCACGTCGCTGCCGCGGATCCGCTCCGAGCGCCCCGCGTTCGACCTGCACCACCCCGAGGTCGCCGCGATGGACCACCCGGAGCCCAACCGTGACCTCCTCGACTCGCTGTACGCGAGCCCCGAGGCGGCCGACCGCCAGCGTGTGGTGACCGAGCGCGCCGCGCGCAACGACGAGGAAGGGACGCAGCGATGAGCCACCACGACGACCACGGCGTGCCCGAGCAGACGAAGCCCATGCGTGTGGAGGCCTGGCTCTTCAGCGCCGGCGTGGCCTTCTTCGTCCCGGTCGGCATCATCTACGGCTTCGCCTCGAAGTGGGAGCCGGTCGGTGTGGTCGGCTTCTTCCTCCTCGGCGGCATGTTCGCCCTCGCCGGCGGTTACATGTGGCTGACGGCCCGCCGCATCGACCCGAGGCCGGAGGACAACCCGACCGCGGACATCGAGGACCGGGCAGGCGAGGTCGGGGTGTTCTCTCCGCACAGCTGGTGGCCGCTGGTCCTGGGCATCGCGGCAACCCTGGCCTTCACGGGGGTCGCCGTCGGCTGGTGGATGACGGGTCTCGGCATCGCACTGGGTCTTGTCGGCCTCGTCGGGCAGCTCTTCGAGTTCTCCCGCGGACAGCACGCCCACTGACGCTCACGCGCCCAGAGCGCCCCGGACCGGCAACGGTCCGGGGCGCTCTTGTCTCCGGGGTGAGGCGTGCACCTTCACCCCTTTGTGACGTGCCCGGCCGTGCCCGTGCCCAGTGGCCGTGACGACGCGGCGTGCGAGGCGCCGGGCCGTCTTCGGTGAGCCGCGGGGCCTGGAGCGTTGGTGACGTGCGAGATCGTGCCCAGAGCCTCGGTGACCGACCGGACCGTGCTACGGGGCGTGCCGGCGCGGGGACAGAGGCTGACGAAGCATGGGCTCCATCGCTCCTGGTCTCGACGCCCTACCTGCCTGCCGGCGCAGCGACGCCCTACCTGCCTGCCGGCGCAGCGACGCCCTACCTGCCTGCCGGCGCAGCGACGCCCTACCTGCCTGCCGGCGCACCGATGGCCCGGAGCTGCGCCGTCGCACGGGTCCGGTCGCCGACGCGGGCCTGGACGGGCACAGAAAGGCCCCCAGGAGCGCTCCTGGGGGCCTCTCTGAGCCGATGGTGGCCCGTCGGCCCCCGTCCTACGGCGCAAGCGGCGCTACGGGGGACAGGGGGCCGTCGTCGGACCTGGGTCAGGCGGGGACGATCAGTCCGCTGGCCTGGGTCGTGGCCCGGCCCAGCCGGGCGGCGACGTCCTGCCAGTTGACGATGTTCCAGAACGCCTTGACGTAGTCGGCCTTGACGTTGAGGTAGTCGAGGTAGAACGCGTGCTCCCACATGTCCAGCTGCAGCAGCGGGATGGTGCCGACCGGCACGTTGTTCTGCTGGTCGTACATCTGGAAGATCACGAGGCCGCCGGAGACGGAGTCGTAGGCGAGCACGGACCAGCCGGAGCCCTGGATGCCGGTGGCCACGGCGGCGAACTGGTTCTTGAACGCGTCGAAGGTGCCGAAGGAGTCCTTGATGGCCTCGGCGACCTCACCCTCGGGCTCCCCGCCGCCCTCGGGGGAGAGGTTGTTCCAGAAGATGGTGTGGTTGATGTGCCCGCCGAGGTTGAACGAGAGGTTCTTCTCGTGCAGGTTCACCGCCGCGAGGTCGCCCTTCTCGCGGGCCTCGGCGAGCTTCTCCAGCGCGGTGTTGGCTCCGGCCACGTACGTCGCGTGGTGCTTGTCGTGGTGCAGCTCCATGATCTTGCCGCTGATGTGCGGCTCGAGGGCGCTGTAGTCGTACGGAAGGTCGGGCAGCGTATAGACGGCCATGAAGGTCCTCCTGTGCTCGGGCGGCACCCATTGCGGCACCGCGCTGGTGATTCGTTCCGGGTCGCCCCGGTCACAAGGTCCAACCTATTCGGTCGGTACTTGTTCCCGCGCGTCCGTCTGCTGGACGACACCCGTCCGGTGTGAGCGCCTCGGCGTACGCACGACGACGGCGGCCGGTCCCGTGAGGGGACCGACCGCCGTCGGGGTGAAGCTCGTCAGCGCCTGTCGGAGCGGGCCAGCGTGGCGACCGAGCCGCCGGCTGCGCTCTCCTTGTCACCGCTGCCGTGGGTGGTGGAGGGGAAGTGGTCGAGGGCCACGGAGCCGCCGCGGAGGCCCTCCGCGTGATGGCCCGTCTCCTCCAGCTCGCCGTGGTGCCCGGCAGCCGCGAGCTCGGCCGGCGTGACCGGCTCGATGCGGTCCTCGTAGAAGAACCGGGAGAGCTTCTGCCGGAAGGAGTCCATGCGGTAGCCCGGCCGGTCCACGCCGTTACGGTCCGTGGCCGGCTCGATCTCCAGCGGCCGCTGGGCCTCGTGGGCGACCAGGATCCACCGCTCGTGGTCGGTGAGCGGCTTGTGGACCTCCATGAAGGCCCCGTTGGGCATCTGGACGACGCGGCCGGTCTCGTGGCCGTGCAGGGCGAGCTCGCGGTCACGCCGCTGCAGGCCCAGGCAGATCCGCTTCGTGACGACGAACAGCACCACGGGCAGGACGAAGATGAGAATCCGGAACGCCCAGGTGATGTCGTTGATCGACAGGTCGAAGTGGGTGGCCATGATGTCGTTGGCGCCCGCGAGCACCAGGATCAGGAAGGCCCCGAGCCATGCGACACCGAGAGCGGTGCGCACGGGCACGTTGCGGGGACGGTCGAGCACGTGGTGCTCACGCAGGTCGTTCGTGGCGGCCCGCTCGATGAACGGGTACACGGCGATGAAGGTGAACAGCAGGCCCGGGACGATGACGCCCGGGATGAGGATGTTCAGCGACAGCGTGTAGCCGCCGATGACGACCTCCCAGCCGGGCATGAGACGGAGCCCGCCCTCGAGGAAGAGCATGTACCAGTCCGGCTGGGCGCCGGCCGAGACGGGGGAGGGGTCGTACGGGCCGTAGTTCCACACGTTGTTGATCGAGATCAGCGCGGCCATGAGCGCGATGAAGCCGAACACGATGAAGAAGTAGCCAGCCATCTTCGCCACGTACACCGGGAACGCCGGGTAGCCGACGACGTTGTTGTCCGTGCGGCCGACGCCCGGGTACTGGGTGTGCTTGTGCACGACCATCAGGATCAGGTGGACGGTGACGAGCGCGATGATCAGGCCCGGGACGAGGAGGATGTGCACCGTGAACAGGCGCGGGATGATGTCCGTGCCCGGGAACTCGCCGCCGAAGAGCCCGTAGCTCACGTAGGAGCCGATGATCGGGATCGCCTTGGCCACGCCGTCGGCGATCCGCAGGCCGTTGCCCGAGAGGACGTCGTCCGGGAGCGAGTAGCCCGAGAAGCCGGCGGCCAGCCCCATGATCAGGAGCGTGAAGCCGACGAGCCAGTTGATCTCACGGGGCTTGCGGAACGCACCGGTGAAGAAGACGCGCATCATGTGGGTGACGATCGCGGCCATGAACAGCAACGCCGCCCAGTGGTGCATCTGCCGCATGAGCAGACCACCCTTGACCTCGAAGGACATGTACACGGTCGAGGCGTACGCCGCCGACATCTCCATGCCCTGGTGGGACACCGGCAGGGCGTCCGTGGGGTAGGTGGTGTGCGTCATCGACGGCTCGAAGAACATCGTCAGGAAGATCCCCGTGAGGATCAGGACGACGAAACTCCACAGCGCGATCTCGCCGAGCAGGAACGACCAGTGCTCCGGGAAGATCTTGCGGGAGATGAAGCGGACGGCCTTGGCGACCCCGACCCGTGAGTCGAGGAGGTCGGCCGTGCCCCGCATCGGCTTGGAGGGCTTGTACTCGCCCGTCGGCTGTGCCGTCGGGGTGCTTGCGGAGATGCTCACTTCAGGCGCTCCCAGTAGCTCGGGCCGATCGGCTCGTCGAAGTCGTGCCGGGCGACGAGGTACCCCTCGTCGTCCACTGCGATGGGCAGCTGCGGCAGCGGGCGCTTCGCCGGGCCGAAGACCACCTTGGCCTGGTCCGTGATGTCGAAGGTCGACTGGTGGCAGGGGCAGAGGAGATGGTGCGTCTGCTGCTCGTACAGAGCGACAGGGCAACCGACGTGGGTGCAGATCTTGGAGTAGGCGACGATGCCGTCGTACGACCAGTCCTTGCGGTCCGCCGGCTCCTTCAGGAGCGTCGGGTCGAGCCGGACGAGCAGCACGACAGCCTTGGCCTTCTCCTCGTAGAAGTCCGGGGACTCGTTGAGGCCGTGCGGGATGACGTGGAAGACGGAGCCGTTGGTGACGTCGGCCGCCTTGATGGGGGTGTCGCTCGGGTCGATCGCGAGGCGACGTCCCAGGCTGCCGTCGGGCAGCCGGCCGGAGAACTCCTCCGGGGTCTCGCCCCAGAGGGTGTGACGGAACTTGCTGACGTTCCAGTCGCCGCCGAGGTTGCCCACGAGCGGGACCAGGAAGGGCAGCGGTGCGAGCGCCGCCGCGCCGGCGACGGCACCCTTGAGGAGCGGTCGACGCGGGATGCCGGCGTCCTCGACGCCGGCCTTCATCATGTCGGCGGCGACGGCGCGGGTCTCGTCGTCGGAGCGCTGCGGGTGACGCTCCTCGACGTACTCCACGTTCGACATCAGGGTCTTGGCCCAGTAGATGGCGCCCACGCCGATGCCGAGCATGCCGATGCCCAGGCCGAGCCCGAGCACCAGGGTGCTCAGACGGACGCTGCCCAGGGTGGAGTCGAGCGGGATCACGAAGTACGCGACCACCGCGGCGACCGAGGCGAGCGCGGAGATCGTGAAGATCAGCGCGACCTGACGCTCCGCGCGCTTGGCGGCCTGCGGGTCGGTGTCCGCGAGCCGTCCGCGGTGCGCCTCGAGGCCCGGGTTCTCGAACGCCTCCGGGTACTGCGCCGCCGGAGGGGCGACGTGCTGTTCAGTGCTCACGAGGACTTCGCTCCAACCCAGACGGCGGCCGCGATGAGCCCGCCGATCCCGATGATCCACACCCACAGGCCCTCGGCCACCGGGCCGAGCGAGCCGAGGGAGATGCCACCCACGGAGGGCTCACGCTGCTCCATGAGGTAGGCGATGATGTCCTGCTTGCCCTGCGGGTCGATGTTGGCCTCGTTGAAGACCGGCATCGACTGCGGGCCCGTGAGCATCGCCTCGTAGATCTCGGTGGGGGTGGAGTCGTAGAGCGCCGGGGCGTACTTGCCCTCGGACAGAGCCCCACCGGCACCGACGGCGTTGTGGCACATGGCGCAGTTCGTGCGGAACAGCGCGAGACCGTTGGCGGGGTCGCCGCCGGCGGGGTCGACCTGCTCGGCCGACGGGATGGCCGGGCCGGGGCCCAGGGAGGCGACGTACGCCGCGACCTGGCTGATCTGCTCGGCGTCGAACTGGGCGGGCTTGGCCTCGGCCTGCGGCGAGTTGTTCGCCATGGGCATGCGGCCGGTGGCCATCTGGAAGTCCACGGAGGCCGCACCGACCCCGATCAGCGACGGCGCGACGTCGGTGCCTTCACCGTCGAGGCCGTGGCAGGTGGAGCAGTTGGCCTCGAACAGCGCCTTGCCGGCCTCCACGTCCTGCGCGTTGCCGCCGGTGGTGGCGGTCGCAGGCTTGGGGGCCAGCACGGCGTACAGCGCGCCGGTCAGGATCAGGGCTAGCAGCAGGAGGACGGCCGGTGCGTACCGGTTCCTCCTGCTGTTGGCGAGTGCCTTCACGATGGGACGTCCTCGTTCGGGTCGGAGGGAAATGAACTTGCGGGGAGAGATGGGGGGACTACTGCACGAGCGCGTAGTCGAGCACGTAGATCACGAAGAACAGACCGATCCACACGACGTCGACGAAGTGCCAGTAGTACGAGGTGACGACGGCGCGGCCGGCCTCGAGGTGGCCGAACCGGCGCGCGGCGAACGAGCTGCCCAGGACGTAGAGGAACGCGATGAGCCCGCCGATCACGTGCAGGGCGTGGAACCCGGTCGTGATGTAGAAGACCGAGCCGTAGGTGCTGTTGGAGATCGTCAGGCCGTGCTGGATGAGCTCGGCGTACTCCGTCACCTGACCGGCGACGAAGACGGAACCCATGACGAAGGTGAGGGTGTACCACTCCTGCATGCCCCACCGGGCGACGTTGAGGAGCGAGCCCGTGCGGCGGGCCTGGAACCGCTCGGCCGCGAACACACCCATCTGGCAGGTCACCGAGCTCAGCACCAGGATCGTGGTGTTGCCCAGCGCGAAAGGGAAGTTCAGGACGCTGGAGTGCTCGGCCCACGCCTCGGGCCCGGCGACAGACCTGTGGGTGAAGTACATGGCGAAGAGACCGGCGAAGAACATCAGCTCGCTGGACAGCCAGACCATGACGCCGACGGAGAGCGTATTCGGTCTGGTGACCGCCACGGGGGCCGAGCTCGGGGCAGCAGTAGTTGACGACACGTTGTCATTATGGCTCAGGTCTGGGCCGTTCTGGCCACTCGCGATGTCGCGAGTCTCACCCGTGGGGCCGCATCCAGCGTAGTTCCGCGGAAAGGTCGTGCTCGACCGACCTTGGTCCCCCCCCGGGGGCCGTGAGCGGTGCGCCCGGATTGTCCGGTTGGCACCTCTCGCGGCCCAGGGCGGGCGCTCTTGCGCCCGGCGTGCGGACGTCGCGAGGCGCCCCTGCCGCCCCGCGACGTCCATGGCCGTGCTGCCGTACTCCTCACAACGGAGGTCGGTCACCAACGGTTCCCGGCCGGAACACCCCCTCGTCCGGCTCCCGGAGCGGTTCCCACCGTCGGCCGTCCGCGGCACTAGCATGTCCTCGAGGGCGGGGCCGCCCGTGCTGCCGGGCCCCTGCCGACGAAACCGACCGGAGAGGCCCTGCGCCTGCTCCGCACCTGCCTGGAGGACCCCGATGACCAGCACCGAGATCGGCCACCCGAACGCGGCGACCGAGGCGGAGACGGTCGATCTGCTGATCTACAGCGACGACATCGACACCCGTCGCGCCGTGATCGAGGCCGTCGGCAGGCGGCCGGGCAAGGGTCTGCCCCTGGTGCGATGGACGGAGTCGGCCACCCATGCGGGGGTGGTCAAGAAGGTGGAGGAGGGCAGCTTCGCACTTCTCGTGCTCGACGGCGAGGCCGCCAAGGTCGGCGGGATGGCCATCTCCCGCCAGCTCAAGAACGAGATCTTCCAGTGCCCGCCGGTGCTCATCCTCACCGCCCGCCCGCAGGACGCGTGGCTGGCCACCTGGGCCGACGCGGACGCCGTCGTCACGGCCCCCTACGACCCGATCGCGCTCCAGGAGGCGGTGGCCGGACTGCTGCGTGCCGGACGGCAGCAGTGACCGCCCCCGTCCAGGACGCCCACGCCGCTCCCAGCTGGCCGGACCTCCTCGCCCGGCTCGTCGCCCACCAGGACCTCACCGCCGAGGAGACCGCGTGGGCGATGGACCAGGTGATGACGGACCAGACCAGCCCGACGGTCCTCGCCGGCTTCCTCGTCGGTCTGGCCACCAAGGGCGAGACGGTCGACGAGCTCCGCGGCCTCGCGGACGCGATGCTCGCGCACGCCCGGCCGATCGACGTCGAGGGTGCCGAGGCCGTCGACATCGTCGGCACGGGCGGCGACCGCCTGCACACGGTGAACATCTCCACCATGGCTTCGCTGGTGATCGCCTCCGCCGGCGTCGGCGTGGTCAAGCACGGCAACCGCGCGTCGAGCTCGTCCTCGGGGTCGGCCGACGTGCTGGAGGCGCTCGGCGTCGACCTCAACCTGCCGATCCCGCGGGTGGAGCAGGTCTACCGCGAGCTGGGCATCACGTTCTGCTTCGCCAACCTCTTCCACCCCTCGATGCGGCACGCGGCCACCACCCGGCGCGAGCTCGGTGTCGGAACGGCGTTCAACGTCCTGGGGCCGCTGACCAACCCGGCACGTCCGCGGGCCGGCGCCATCGGCGTCTCGGACGCCCGCACGGCCCCGCTGGTGGCGGGCGTGCTCGCCGGACGAGGGACGGAGGCCCTGGTCTTCCGTGGCCAGAACGGTCTGGACGAGCTCAGCGCCACCGCGCTGAACGAGGTCTGGGAGGTGCATGACGGCACCGTCACGGAGCACACCCTCGACGCCGTCGCCGAGCTCGGGCTCGCGCCGGCCACCGTCGCGGAGCTGCGGGGCCAGGACGCCCAGTACAACGCCGGGGTGGCCCGCCGCGTGCTCGCGGGGGAGCCGGGGCCGGTGCGCGAGGCCGTCCTGCTCAACGCCGCCGGCGCGTTCGTCGCCCACGGGTCGCTGCCCGGGACCACGCCGGGCAGCGGGAGCCTCGTCGAGCGCCTGCGGGCCGGGATCGAGCACGCCGCGCGCGCCGTGGACACGGGGGCGGCGACCGAGCTCCTCGAGCGCTGGGTGAAGCTGACGCGGTAGCCCGCGCGCCTCAGCCCTACGCTCACGCGCCCGTGCCGCACACCGGCACGGGCGCGTCGCCGTGTCAGTCGAGCCCGATGTGGAAGGCCTGCTCCAGGTCGTGCCGGGAGTAGGCCTGGAACGCGATGTACGTCTGGGTGCGCAGCACGCCCTCGACCTTGCCCAGCTTGTCGGCGACCACGGAGGCGAGGTCCTCGTGCTCGCGGACGCGGGCCAGGGCGATGAGGTCGATGTCGCCCGTGACCGAGTAGACCTCGCTGATGCCGTCCAGCTCGGCCACCTCCTGGGCGACCTCCGGGATCCGGGACGCGTCGGCGTCGATGAGCACGATGGCAGTCAGCATGGTGGTCTCCTAGCGGGTGCGGTGTACGCCGCCCGCGCGCGCACCGGCGCGCGGGCGGACCGGGACGGTCCCCATCATCCTCTGCCCGGCACCTGGTGTCGTGCAGCGCCGCGCACCGGGCAAGCCAGAGGCACCGGTCCCTCCTCCAGGCTGACCAGCCGCACCCCCGGCCGCTCGAGCCAGCCGGCGACGAGCTCGGTCTCCTCGACGGGAGCGGCGCCGCACGCGGTGGTGGGCGGGGGAACCGTCTCCCCGCCGGCGCGCAGGGAGCCGACGACGGCCATGGGGTCCGCACCCCTGGGACTGACGGCGGTGCCGGCGAGACGTCCGTACCGCACCAGCACGATCTCCCAGCCACCCTCGTCCCGGCGCCGGGCGGCCACGATCTCCGGGGCCGAGACGAGCGGCCGGAGCCGCTCGGCACGCCGGGCACCCTGCAGCAGCGAGGAGAGCCGGTCGCGCTGGGTGGCCGCCTCCTCGTAGCGCTGCTGCTCGGCGAGCGCCCGGATCCTCCCGCGCAGCGCGTCGACGGCGGCGTCCACGTCCGCCCGTAGCGCCCGCCGCGTGGTGGCGATGGCGACGGAGTACCGGGCGCCGTCCTGACCGCCCACGCAGGGCGCCCCGCACCGCGCCATCTCGGCGAGGACGCAGGCGCCGGCGTCAGGACGCGGGGTCGCGGGAAGTCGCGGCGTGCACCGGCGGACGGGTGAGATCTCCTGCAGGGCCTCCATCGCGGCCTCGGCCGCGCTGCGTGAGGTGAACGGGCCCAGGGCCTCGCCCAGCATGGCTGCCGGCAGGCGGCGCACGACGCTCAGCCGGGGGAACGCCTCGTCCGTCAGCCGCAGCCACGGGCGCCGGTCGGGGCGCCTGGAGCGACGGTTGTAGGGAGGGTCGATCTCTGCGATCAGGCGGAGCTCGCGCACCTGCGCCTCGAGGGCGGTGGCGCACGGGACCGGGCGCACCGCCACCGCGATGTCCAGCATCTCGCCGATACGGGCGCGCTTCTCCGCGGCCGTGAAGTACTGCCGGACCCGACGGCGCAGGTTCACGGCGGTCCCGACGTAGAGCACCTCGTTCGCGGGTCCGAGGAACTGGTAGACGCCGGGGCCCTCCGGCAGGCCGTCGGCCATCGACGCCTTGCGGCGCCGGCGCTGCGGCACGGGGTCGGCGGCCGTGCGCAGGTCCTCGAGGTGGGTGACCCCGAGCGGCGCCATGCGCCCGAGCAGGGCGTGCAGCACGTCGACGGTCGCGCGGGCGTCGTGCAGCGCCCGGTGGTCGGGCGCGACCTCGGCGGAGAACAGGGCGGCGAGCGTCCCGAGCTTGTGGTTGGGCGCCTCGTCCCGGGTGACCACGCGACGGGCGAGCGCCACGGTGTCGACCACCTGGGGACGCGGCCAGTCCAGGTCCATGCGCTCGGCCGCGTGCTTGAGGAACCCGACGTCGAACCGGGCGTTGTGGGCCACCAGCACCGTGCCGGTGCCGAACCCGGCGAACTCGAGGAAGGACGGAAGGACCTCCTCGATGCGCGGGGCCGCGACCACCATGGCGTTCGTGATGCCGGTCAGGACGGTGATCATCGGCGGGATCGCCAGCCCGGGGTTGACCAGCGTCTGGAACTCGCCGAGGACCTCCCCGCCGCGCACCTTCACCGCGCCGATCTCGGTGATCTCCGCGCTCGTCGGCGAGCCGCCCGTGGTCTCGAGGTCGACGACGACGAACGTCACCTCGTGCAGGGGAGTGCCGATCTGGTCCAGCCCCAGCTGGACCGGGGTGCCGCGCCCGTCCGCGGCACGGGTGGCGTCGTCGAGCTGGAGCCGTCGCCCCGGGGCGACGTCGAGAAGGGCGGTGGGCATGGCGGTCACGCTACGTCCGGGCACTGACACGGCCCGTCGCGACCCGCCGCGCGCCCGCGCTCGCGCCGCCGGGCGTGCGCCCTCACACCATCGGACGTGCGCCCTCGCACCACCGGGCGTGCCGCGGGCCCGCCACCCACGAGGGGCGGCGGGCCCGCGGCACGCCCGGTGCGGCGTCGTCAGGCGGACGGCGCCCCGGCCGCGCGCGTGGCGGCGGCGTCGGCGTAGAAGTCGTCGATCGTGCCGGTGAAGTCCTTGAGCACCACGTTCCGCTTCACCTTCAACGACGGCGTCAGGTAGCCGTTCTCGACGGTGAAGTCCATGTCGAGCACGTGGAAGGCTCGGATCTGCTCGGCCCGCGAGACCTTCGTGTTGGCCCGGTCGACCGCCATCTGGAGGTGCTCGCGGACGAACGGGTCCCGGGCCGCCTGCTCGACGGTGAGGGGCTCCTTGCCGTGGTTGCTCAGCCAGCCGGGCAGCATCTCCGCGTCGAGCGTGACGAGGGCCCCGATGAACGGCCGCTGGTCCCCGACCACCACGCACTGCGAGACCAGCGGGTGGGCGCGGATGGAGTCCTCGAGCGGCGCCGGCGCGACGTTCTTGCCGCCCGCGGTGACGATGATCTCCTTCTTCCTGCCCGTGATGCGCAGGTAGCCGTCCTCGTCCATCGACCCGAGGTCGCCCGTGCGGAACCAGCCGTCGTCGAAGGCCTCGGCCGTCGCCTGCGGGTTGTTGTGGTACCCGCGGAAGACCGGGATGCCCCTGGCGAGGATCTCGCCGTCGGCGGAGATGCGGACCGAGGTGCCGGGCAGCGGCGGACCGACCGTCCCGATCTTGATCTTCTCGGGCCGGTTGACGTTGGTCGGCGCGGTGGTCTCGGTGAGCCCGTACCCCTCCAGCACGACGAGGCCGACGCCGCGGTAGAAGTGTCCGAGCCGCTCACCGAGCGGCGCGCCGCCGGAGACGGCGTACTCCGCCTGGCCGCCCAGCGCCTCGCGGATCTTGGACAGCACGAGCTTGTCGGCCACCCGGTGCTGGACCTTCAGCGCCGCGGAGGGGCCCTGCGGCGTGTCGAGCGCCCGGGACCACGTGATGGCGACCTTGGCCGCCCAGCGGAAGATCTTCGTCTTCACCCCGCCGCCCGTGCGCTGCTCCACGCCGTTGTAGACCTTCTCCCACACCCGCGGCACGGAGAGGATGAACGTCGGCCGGAAGGTGGCGAAGTCGGCGACGGCCTGCTTGGTGTCGGGCGTGTGACCCAGCGGCTTGCCCGCGAGGAGCACCAGGACCTCGACGAAGCGGGCGAAGACGTGCGCCAGCGGGATGAACAGCAGGGACCGGGCGTTCGCGGGCTGCAGCACGACGCCCAGCGCGTCGATGGCCTCGAGGCTGAGCTCCACGAAGTTGCCGTGGGTCAGCTCGGCGCCCTTCGGCCGGCCGGTGGTGCCTGAGGTGTAGATGATGGTGGCGAGGTCGGCGAGCCCGACGCCTGCGCGGCGGGCCTCGAGCTCGTCGTCGGGCACGTCGCGGCCCAGCTCGGCGAGGGTGTCGAGGGCGCCGCCCTCGATCTCCCAGACGTCCCGCAGCACGGGCAGCCCGCCGTCGAGCTCCCGGGCGGCCGCGATCGTCGCGGCGTTCTCGGCGTTCTCGACGACGGCGACCACGCAGGCGGAGTCGGAGAGGATCCAGTGCGCCTGCTCGGCGGAGCTGGACTCGTACACGGGGACGGGGACCGCGCCGGCGTGCCAGGCGGCGAGGTCCATGAGCGTCCACTCCAGCCGGGTGCGGGACATGATGGCCACGCGGTCGCCGGGGCCGACCCCCGCGGCGACGAGTCCCTTCGCGATCTCCTCGACGCGCGCGAGGGTCCACGTCGCGTCGTACCTCACCCACTCGTCGCCGACCTTCTGCTCGTAGAGCACCTGGTCCGGCCGGAGGCGGGCGTGGTCCACCAGGTAGTCGGTGATGCTCCGGCCCGGGTCGACCTGGACCCGGCGCGGGGTGGTGAATTCGTCCATGCTGTCTCCATCGGCAGTGGGGGCGTCCGTGGGGGTCACAGTATCGGCCGGAGCCTGTCGGCGGCGTGCCTCTCGCGGAGAACACGCCGGAGGCGCAAGGATGCCACCCGGGACTTTTGACGAACGAGGTGGAACTTATGCTGACAATCGGCGTTGACATC
It encodes the following:
- a CDS encoding DEDD exonuclease domain-containing protein yields the protein MPTALLDVAPGRRLQLDDATRAADGRGTPVQLGLDQIGTPLHEVTFVVVDLETTGGSPTSAEITEIGAVKVRGGEVLGEFQTLVNPGLAIPPMITVLTGITNAMVVAAPRIEEVLPSFLEFAGFGTGTVLVAHNARFDVGFLKHAAERMDLDWPRPQVVDTVALARRVVTRDEAPNHKLGTLAALFSAEVAPDHRALHDARATVDVLHALLGRMAPLGVTHLEDLRTAADPVPQRRRRKASMADGLPEGPGVYQFLGPANEVLYVGTAVNLRRRVRQYFTAAEKRARIGEMLDIAVAVRPVPCATALEAQVRELRLIAEIDPPYNRRSRRPDRRPWLRLTDEAFPRLSVVRRLPAAMLGEALGPFTSRSAAEAAMEALQEISPVRRCTPRLPATPRPDAGACVLAEMARCGAPCVGGQDGARYSVAIATTRRALRADVDAAVDALRGRIRALAEQQRYEEAATQRDRLSSLLQGARRAERLRPLVSAPEIVAARRRDEGGWEIVLVRYGRLAGTAVSPRGADPMAVVGSLRAGGETVPPPTTACGAAPVEETELVAGWLERPGVRLVSLEEGPVPLACPVRGAARHQVPGRG
- a CDS encoding AMP-dependent synthetase/ligase, which codes for MDEFTTPRRVQVDPGRSITDYLVDHARLRPDQVLYEQKVGDEWVRYDATWTLARVEEIAKGLVAAGVGPGDRVAIMSRTRLEWTLMDLAAWHAGAVPVPVYESSSAEQAHWILSDSACVVAVVENAENAATIAAARELDGGLPVLRDVWEIEGGALDTLAELGRDVPDDELEARRAGVGLADLATIIYTSGTTGRPKGAELTHGNFVELSLEAIDALGVVLQPANARSLLFIPLAHVFARFVEVLVLLAGKPLGHTPDTKQAVADFATFRPTFILSVPRVWEKVYNGVEQRTGGGVKTKIFRWAAKVAITWSRALDTPQGPSAALKVQHRVADKLVLSKIREALGGQAEYAVSGGAPLGERLGHFYRGVGLVVLEGYGLTETTAPTNVNRPEKIKIGTVGPPLPGTSVRISADGEILARGIPVFRGYHNNPQATAEAFDDGWFRTGDLGSMDEDGYLRITGRKKEIIVTAGGKNVAPAPLEDSIRAHPLVSQCVVVGDQRPFIGALVTLDAEMLPGWLSNHGKEPLTVEQAARDPFVREHLQMAVDRANTKVSRAEQIRAFHVLDMDFTVENGYLTPSLKVKRNVVLKDFTGTIDDFYADAAATRAAGAPSA